One Leisingera thetidis DNA window includes the following coding sequences:
- the repC gene encoding plasmid replication protein RepC codes for MAFTKLSVQTFGVGKGTPATSTPETDIWAVFRALRDTRSLFGLRPGHVQTLQAMLSFLKPGHGDTVFASNDEICRRVGGIDERTLRRHIDRFVELGFMKRHDSPNRKRYRVKSSEGQSISYGLSLAPLLERAGELLATAQAMENARRDRVFLRKQILTKLAQIDEADPENELTHQVRRVLRRKLSIAEYHTLLGELEAQCKQMSTAVDAPETMKLPANDGQTVRHHSKSKKEQKDLESGTDSETLPLQTLTTVCDQATSFATNSLRNWHDVESHARTLAPMMGIHESTFEKAARKIGSQKASCAIFIILQMSNRIRDFGAYFHSITLGRRETDFNPSLLLERLSRSGAATT; via the coding sequence ATGGCATTCACAAAGCTTTCCGTTCAGACCTTTGGCGTCGGCAAGGGCACCCCCGCCACGTCAACACCTGAAACCGACATCTGGGCAGTCTTCCGCGCGCTCAGAGATACTCGCAGCCTGTTCGGTCTCCGTCCAGGACATGTTCAAACGCTCCAAGCGATGCTGAGCTTTCTCAAGCCTGGGCATGGAGACACAGTCTTCGCTTCCAACGACGAGATCTGCCGTCGAGTTGGCGGGATCGATGAACGAACCCTCCGTAGGCACATCGATCGCTTTGTTGAACTCGGTTTCATGAAGCGCCACGACAGCCCAAATCGCAAAAGATACCGAGTGAAGTCCTCCGAAGGTCAGTCCATTAGCTATGGCTTGTCGCTGGCTCCGTTGCTCGAGCGTGCCGGCGAACTACTTGCGACAGCCCAAGCGATGGAAAACGCTCGTCGGGATCGCGTGTTTTTGCGAAAGCAAATCCTAACCAAACTTGCTCAGATCGACGAAGCTGACCCCGAGAACGAACTCACTCATCAGGTACGCCGAGTTCTTCGGAGGAAGCTCTCCATCGCGGAGTATCATACTTTGCTCGGCGAACTGGAAGCTCAATGCAAACAGATGTCCACCGCGGTGGACGCACCAGAAACAATGAAACTGCCCGCCAATGACGGGCAAACTGTCCGCCACCATTCTAAGTCTAAAAAAGAACAAAAAGATTTAGAAAGCGGGACCGACAGCGAAACACTTCCCCTGCAAACGCTCACAACCGTTTGTGACCAGGCTACATCGTTTGCGACGAACTCACTTAGGAACTGGCACGATGTCGAAAGCCACGCGAGAACGCTCGCTCCAATGATGGGAATCCACGAAAGCACCTTCGAAAAGGCTGCTAGGAAGATAGGCTCTCAAAAAGCATCATGCGCCATCTTCATAATTCTCCAGATGAGCAATCGCATCCGAGACTTTGGAGCGTATTTCCACAGCATCACGCTCGGTCGCAGAGAAACTGACTTCAACCCATCACTGTTGTTGGAGAGGCTTTCTCGTTCTGGGGCAGCTACTACGTGA